In Leuconostoc kimchii IMSNU 11154, the DNA window ATGGCTATCTTCATGATTAGGCGCCAATAAATATCAATAGCCAAAATTGGTACAGATTGTTTTATTGCAATAATAATTGCTTGCATAGTGGGTTTGCGATATAAAACCTCATCCCAACGTTGAGTGGTATTGATTAAATAATTAAACATGGCGGCTCCATAAATTTGTGTTTTTTATAAGTTAATAATATGTTACAATATAAAACATGTGTGATATAATAAATACAATTATTCTCGATATTAGTATGATATAATTACTATTTTGATTATACATGAAATCATAGATATGGGGGGGACATGAAGTGATTAAGCAATTTTTTCAGCGGCCGATAATCAATTTTATTAGTCGGGCGCTATTTTATTTTGTTATCTTGCTAGCGCTCATTTATCTTTACAGCTATTCAGGCGTGGGCGAAGGGCACTTTATTTATAATGAATTTTAACTTAGGGAAATTAACATGACTATTGAAAATATCATAGAAGCAATCGACACAATTGGTCAAAGACAAGGTGACACAGTTGCTTATGATGAATTGGGAAAAACACAAACTTATGCACAGCTCAAAACGGCATCGGATCGTCTAGCCGCTTTTATAACACAGGCACAAATTACTGATAAAGCACCAATCATGGTTTATGGTGGGCAACAAGTCGAAATGATTGTTAGCTTCTTAGGTAGTGCTAAATCAGGGCACGCCTATATACCAGTTGATGTTAATTCAGCATCTGAGCGCTTGACTGACATTATTGAAATTGGTAAGCCGGCTTTAGTGATTGCCGTAGATGATTTGCCAATTGAAATTACGCAAGTGCCAGTCATTGACCGGACACAACTTGATGGCATTTTTAACACACCATCTGATTTTGATATGACAAAACCAGTTCGTGGGGATGATAATTTCTATATTATCTTTACATCTGGAACAACAGGTAAACCAAAAGGTGTGCAAATTTCGCATAATAATCTCTTGAGTTTTGCTAATTGGATGTTGGGCGAAGACTTTGGCTGGGGATTAGGCAACAATGTTTTGTCACAACCACCTTATTCGTTTGACTTGTCAGTGATGGATTGGGTACCAACGCTATTATCACAAGGGACATTAAAAGCATTACCAAAAGCGGCTGCTGATGATTTTAAAACCTTATTTAAAACATTACCTGGCCTCCACTTGAATAAGTGGGTATCGACACCATCTTTTGCCGATGTGGCGCTACTTGATCCAGAATTTACGCAAGAAAATCTTCCTGCTTTGAATGCTTTTTTCTTTTGTGGCGAAGTTTTGACGACAACAACAGCGCAAAAACTGATTGATCGTTTTCCAGAAGCAAAAATCTATAATACTTATGGTCCAACAGAGGCGACTGTTGCAGTGACTGGGTTGCCTATTACGAAAGAAACTATTGCAAATAACGACAAAATGCCTATTGGCTTTGTGAAATCGGATACTGAAATCATTATACAAGATGCTGATGGTATTGTCGTAGCTGATGGTCAAGCGGGTGAAATTGTGATTGCTGGTCCGTCTGTATCCAAAGGTTATTTAAACAATCCTGAGAAAACAGCAGCAGCTTTTACAATAGTTAACGGGCAAAATGCTTATAAAACAGGCGATTTAGCTTTACGTGATGCTGGTGGTTTATTGCACTATAAAGGACGCAGCGATTTCCAAATCAAATTACACGGATTCCGTATTGAACTAGAAGAGGTTGCCCAACAATTGCAACAAAGCCAATGGGTTGACCAAGCAGTTGCTGTACCAAGGTATGATGCTGATGGTAAGGTAAAGCAACTGATAGCCATTCTAGTAGCTAAAAGTAATCACTTTGAGAAGCCGATTTTATTAACAAATGCAATTAAAGCTGATCTTCAAAACATTATGATGCCTTATATGATACCAAGTAGGTTTATGTACAGAGATGCGTTGCCACTGACCGCTAATGGTAAGATTGATCTTAAAGGATTGATTTCAGAGGTAAATGGTCATGCTTAATTTACAGCCTTACGCGGATCCAAAGTATTTTGTGATTTTGCTACTAGCCTTATTACCAATTGCTATTGGATTATACTTTGGTAAGCGATTAAATTGGTATGAAGTTGTTGTGTCATTAGTTTTTATCTTTCTGATGTTTGATGGTGAAAAATATCATGAGGGATTTGCACTTGTTGGTTATATGATTTGGCAATGGTTGCTTGTCTGGGCTTACACGCTTTACCGAAAAAAGGCAAATGGTACAGTTGTTTTTTACATTGCAACTTTTTTATCAATTTTACCGCTGATATTAGTTAAAGTAGCACCGGTCGCAAATTGGACGCATGTGACCTCGTTACTAGGATTTCTGGGTATCTCTTACTTGACATTCCGTTCAGTGGCAATGATACTGGAAACACGGGATGGATCAATTAAAGAATTTAACCCTTGGTTATTCTTGCGTTTTATGCTTTTCATGCCTACAATATCATCAGGACCAATTGATCGTTATCGGCGTTTTGTTAAAGATATAACAACAGTGCCAGATCGTCAAAAATATACTGGGATGCTAGAAAAAGCAGTATGGTATTTTTTTCTTGGGTTCTTGTACAAGTTCGTTATATCGTATATCTTGGGAACAGTGCTGCTACCCCAGGTGGAGAGTTTAGCTACTTTATCAGCCAGCGTTCATCATGGTTGGACTTGGTGGCTTGTACCAGTCATGTATACATATGGCTTTAATTTGTTTTTTGATTTTGCTGGTTATTCATTATTTGCTGTTGCAACAAGTTATGTGATGGGCGTTGAGTTACCAATGAACTTTAACAAACCATTCTTATCCAAAAACCTGAAAGACTTTTGGAATCGTTGGCATATCTCATTATCATTTTGGTTCCGAGACTATATTTTTATGAGATTAGTATTTTTAATCATGAAAAAGAAGTGGATTAAAAATCGCGTGACAACATCGAATGTTGCTTATATTGCAAACATGCTCATCATGGGATTCTGGCATGGATTACATTGGTATTATATTGCTTATGGCTTATTCCATGGTGTTGGTATGGCGATTAATGATGCCTGGCTGCGTTATAAAAAGAAACATCATGTCCCACATAACAAGTTTACAGAAGCACTTGCAATCTTTATAACATTTAACGTTGTTATGGTCAGTTTCTTGTTGTTCAGCGGATTTTTGGATACACTATGGTTTAAGTAACAACTTATAAAAGAAAGAGGAAATAAACATGGCAGTTAAAGAAGAAGTAGTAGATATTTTAAATACAATCATTGGTGAAGATATTTCAGATCAAATGGATGATGATTTTTTTGAAAGCGGCTTGCTAGATTCTATGGCAACAGTTGAGTTGTTGCTTGATCTTGAAACTAAATTTGAT includes these proteins:
- the dltC gene encoding D-alanine--poly(phosphoribitol) ligase subunit DltC, translating into MAVKEEVVDILNTIIGEDISDQMDDDFFESGLLDSMATVELLLDLETKFDIQAPVSEFNREEWNTPNKVVAKVESLIG
- the dltB gene encoding D-alanyl-lipoteichoic acid biosynthesis protein DltB, with amino-acid sequence MLNLQPYADPKYFVILLLALLPIAIGLYFGKRLNWYEVVVSLVFIFLMFDGEKYHEGFALVGYMIWQWLLVWAYTLYRKKANGTVVFYIATFLSILPLILVKVAPVANWTHVTSLLGFLGISYLTFRSVAMILETRDGSIKEFNPWLFLRFMLFMPTISSGPIDRYRRFVKDITTVPDRQKYTGMLEKAVWYFFLGFLYKFVISYILGTVLLPQVESLATLSASVHHGWTWWLVPVMYTYGFNLFFDFAGYSLFAVATSYVMGVELPMNFNKPFLSKNLKDFWNRWHISLSFWFRDYIFMRLVFLIMKKKWIKNRVTTSNVAYIANMLIMGFWHGLHWYYIAYGLFHGVGMAINDAWLRYKKKHHVPHNKFTEALAIFITFNVVMVSFLLFSGFLDTLWFK
- the dltA gene encoding D-alanine--poly(phosphoribitol) ligase subunit DltA — protein: MTIENIIEAIDTIGQRQGDTVAYDELGKTQTYAQLKTASDRLAAFITQAQITDKAPIMVYGGQQVEMIVSFLGSAKSGHAYIPVDVNSASERLTDIIEIGKPALVIAVDDLPIEITQVPVIDRTQLDGIFNTPSDFDMTKPVRGDDNFYIIFTSGTTGKPKGVQISHNNLLSFANWMLGEDFGWGLGNNVLSQPPYSFDLSVMDWVPTLLSQGTLKALPKAAADDFKTLFKTLPGLHLNKWVSTPSFADVALLDPEFTQENLPALNAFFFCGEVLTTTTAQKLIDRFPEAKIYNTYGPTEATVAVTGLPITKETIANNDKMPIGFVKSDTEIIIQDADGIVVADGQAGEIVIAGPSVSKGYLNNPEKTAAAFTIVNGQNAYKTGDLALRDAGGLLHYKGRSDFQIKLHGFRIELEEVAQQLQQSQWVDQAVAVPRYDADGKVKQLIAILVAKSNHFEKPILLTNAIKADLQNIMMPYMIPSRFMYRDALPLTANGKIDLKGLISEVNGHA
- a CDS encoding teichoic acid D-Ala incorporation-associated protein DltX: MIKQFFQRPIINFISRALFYFVILLALIYLYSYSGVGEGHFIYNEF